The genomic interval AGCAATTTTTTCAGAGAGTCTACAGGCTGAAAGCTTCTCTATCTAATGGTTTAGGGGCGCTTGTCGCCCCCTGAACAAACTAGATTTTCCCATCTGTCGCGAATTCAATACATAACAAAACTCACCTGCTTTTAAGCGATCGTATAAAGCTCGATCTGCTTGTCGCACTACATAGGTAGGAGCATCAACGGGAAGACTGCCGCCAACTTGATACTTATAGTTTGAGTTTGTTTGTGCCATAACATTTATCTCTGAAATTAACAAGATAATTCTGAATTAATCGGAATAAACATCTTTTTTGATCGTTCTTTTGGCTTGTTTTGCTGCTAAGTAATTACAGCCGTTTTCAGCAGATAAACCTAACCCCCCTCTTCCCTGCAAGGGAAGGGGGGAAATTCAAAGCCCCTCCCCTCGCAGGGGAGGGGCTTGGGGAGAGGTCAAAATGCTGGTAATCGAACTGTAAATTCATAAATTTATGAAATATATTCGATATAAATCGCAGAGAGGTACTACGCGATCGCCTATGAATTTCACCAATCCCATAGCGTGTAATTTATAACTCTGGATTCGTTCTAATTGCAGTGATTCTGGCGACGAATTAACGACTTTTTTGAAAGCTTCAAATAGTTGTAAGTCTGCTTGTAAATTTATTAATATTCGCTTGAGATGATGACTGTAAATACCCTCATCAGTTGGTGCGATCTCTAAAAATTGTTCCAATATTAAACTTTGATGTTTAATCCAATACATCGCCAGTCTTACTAAATAAGGATGTCCGCCTATCATTGACATTAACTGACTAATTTGAGTTCGATCCCAAGGCAATTGATGACGCGATGCCAAATCTTGTACTTGTGCAGCCGTAAATTCTGGCAAACTGACTGGAAAGCCAACGTTAAATGGAGATTTATTGGCATCTAACTGGATATAAACTTCGGTCGAATGCACTACTACTAATCGCAGTTGTCGCCAAAGTCCAGGACTTTTGGATTTCTCATGCCATAGTCGCAACAGCCCAAAAAAGTCTTGAGCGATTTCGGGATAGTTAAACAAGCGATCGACTTCATCTAATCCTAAAACTAGCGGGCAGTTAATTTGGGGTAACAAATACTCTTCCAAATAAGCTCTACAACTATAATTGCTGCTCAAAAGTTCTAGATCCCAATATTCATTTACTAAATCTTCTAACTGTAATTCTCGACTAAGTATCTGACAAAAACATCTTAAAAACAGATACTTGACCATCAGGAAATTCTAATTTCACTCCTTTTAATAACTCAGAGGAAACTAGATCGGGTCTAAATTTAGCAAATAATTCAATTAGTTCTTGGCGATAAGAAAAATGTTCTCCTGACTCATTTTTTAAACCAAATATCCGACAGAGATTAGAGATATGTCGCCTCACAGTTGAAGCATCTAGATTGAGATTTTTAGCGATCGCTTCATCTATCTGATTTGCTAAAAATGACTTTAAAACCATCCTTTGAGTTTTGGTCATCTGCTCAAAGCTGGCATGAAACTCTTCTTGATTCATGACATCAATCCTAGCTAATATTTAATTAATAGCTCGATTTGTGAGGTTTTTTACACAAAAAAACTAGCTCTCTGGTATTTGTGAGGGATTTAACCTAGATCTAATCTGAATTATGAGCTAAGTTGGACTATCTCATCACTGAGCGATCGCCGAACTCCCTTACCAACTCTGTACGCCTGCCCCCACCAAGAACATGGGACATCAAGGGAGCGATCGCCAACTTGCCCCCTACCATTGCCAAAAATAACCTGCAATACCAACCTGAAACAATCTGTTTCTGAGGGCATTTTTCTGAAAGCTGATTTACGAAGTTAATATAGTTTCAGACTCTAAAAAGGCGGTTTTTACAGTTTTAAACATGACAAGCCTGGGATAATTAACTTTACCACAAGTGCCTCAAACAACGCAAGTACGTTCACAAATAAGAATTATTTCTAATAAATCAGAGTTTTGTCAAGCCCGTCGCTGAGAAACAGATTGAAATAACTAATCATTAATTTACTTAATTATTAGCTTTGATTATTTTCAGCTAGAGTAGGGCTAGTAGTAAAACTATAACTACTCAAATGCTACGATCTCACTGCGAAAGATTGCAGGTAAATGTTCCTGACGAACAGTTTAGTAGCCTTTTCCCACTAGAAGATAAAAAGACTGCCCCAATTTAGTCGTGCAGCGTATTGTAACTAACTTATGAAAATCCTCAAAGTCCTAACCCTCAGAGGACCAAATTATTGGAGCATCCGCCTTCATAAATTGGTGGTAATGCGCTTAGATTTAGAAGAATTAGCCGATAAACCTTCAAATCTCATTCCTGGTTTTTATGAGGGATTGTGTCAAGTTCTACCGAGTTTAGAGGAACACTTTTGTTCTCCTGGATATAGGGGAGGATTCTTAAGTCGAGTCCAAGAGGGGACGATGATGGGACATATCATCGAACACGTAGCCCTAGAATTACAAACCCTAGCTGGAATGTCGGTAGGTTTTGGCAGAACTCGTGAAACTAGTGAAAATGGAGTTTATCAAGTTGTTTTTGAGTATTTAGACGAACACGCGGGTAGATATGCGGGTAGAGCCGCAGTCCGTTTGTGTCGTAATATAGTCGATACCGGAACTTATCCCCAAGCTGAGTTAGAACAAGACTTAGAAGACCTGAAACAGTTGTGGAACAATGCTGCCCTAGGTCCAAGTACAGACACAATTGTCAAAGAAGCTGAAGCCAGAAAGATTCCCTGGTTACCTCTCAGTGCTAGAGCCACAATTCAACTGGGATACGGTATTCATCAACAGCGTATTCAGGCAACTTTGACCCAAAATTCTAATATTTTGGCAGTTGAATTAGCTTGCGATAAAGAAGGTACGAAACAAATTCTCAAAGATGCAGGGGTTCCGGTTCCTCAAGGGACTGTAATTCACTACCTGGATGAATTAGAAGAGGCAATAGACTATGTGGGAGGTTATCCCATAGTTCTCAAACCTTTAGATGGCAATCACGGACGGGGGATTACAATTAATATCAATGATTGGCAGCAGGCTCAAGCTGCTTATGATGATGCTAGTACTGCTTCAAAGAGTCACTCGGTCATTGTAGAACGGTTTTATGAAGGGAGAGATCATCGCGTTTTAGTGGTGAATGGCAAAGTAATTGCTGTGGCAGAGAGAGTTCCGGCTCATGTAGTTGGGGATGGGTATTCAACTATCAACCAACTCATCGAAAAAACCAATAGCGATCCTAATCGAGGTGAGGGACACGATAATGTTCTGACCAAAATAGAAGTAGATCGCACCAGTTGGCATTTATTGGATGCTCAGGGATATACTTTAGAGACGATTCTACCTAAAGGTCAAATTTGCTACCTCAGAGCTACTGCTAACTTGAGTACGGGAGGAATCGCAGTAGATAGAACCGATGATATTCATCCTGAAAATGTTTGGTTATTTAGTCGGGTGGCTAAAACTATTGGCTTAGATATTGCCGGAATTGATGTAGTCACTCCAGACATTTCTCAACCTTTGAGAGATGTAGGTGGCGTGATTGTTGAGGTGAATGCCGCACCTGGGTTTAGAATGCACGTTTCTCCCAGTCAAGGCTTAGCGCGCAATGTAGCCGCGCCAGTGTTGGATATGCTATTCCCACCCAATCAGCCTGCAAGAGTGCCTATAGTGGCGATTACAGGCACCAATGGGAAAACAACTACAACCCGCTTGATTGCTCATATCTATAAACAAACGGGTTTGACGGTGGGTTATACCACCACAGATGGGATCTATATTGATGAGCATCTAGTAGAAAAAGGCGATACGACAGGACCTCAAAGCGCTCAAACGATTCTCAAAGATCCCACGGTAGAAATAGCGGTATTGGAAACTGCGCGTGGAGGGATATTGCGTTCTGGTTTAGCGTTTGATAGTTGCGATGTGGGGGTGATTCTCAATGTAGCTGCGGATCACTTGGGAATTGGGGATATTGATACGGTAGAACAGTTGGCGCACCTAAAAAGTGTAGTCGCGGAAAGTGTCGGTGAAACTGGTTATGCGATTTTGAATGCAGATGACCCTCTAGTAGCTAATATGGCTCAAAGAGTGCGATCGCACGTCGCCTACTTCTCGATGAATCCTGCTAACCCAATAGTTCAAGCACACGTCAAAGAAGGCGGATTTGCAGCAGTCTACGAAAGTGGCTATCTCTCAATTATCAAGGGTGATTGGACTTTACGGATCGAACGAGCCATTAATCTACCCATTACGATGGGTGGTAAGGCGATGTTTGCTATAGCTAATGCTTTAGCTGCCAGTCTCGCAGTTTATTCCCAAGGAATGACTATCGAACAGATCCGTCAAGCTTTGGTTTCCTTTGAACCATCCGCCAGTCAAACCCCAGGACGAATGAATCTGTTTAATCTATTTAAATATCATGTTTTGATAGATTATGCTCACAATCCCCACAGCTATCAAGCTTTAGGTGGTTTTGTCGGTAATTGGGATAGTGGGATTAAAATAGGGGTAGTCGGAGGACCAGGCGATCGCCGCGATGAAGATTTTGTCACTCTAGGGAAACTATCGGCTCAGATTTTTGACCGGATCATTGTTAAAGAAGATGATGATACTAGAGGTAGAGGACGAGCAGAAGCGGCTGAATTGATTTGTCAGGGAATTCGTCAAGAAAATGCCAACTGTCGCTATGAAATGATTCTCAATGAGGCTCAAGCTATCGATACGGCTTTGTCAGAAGCACCTCAAGGTAGTTTGGTAGTTATTCTACCCGAAAGCGTCAGTCGCGCAATTAACCTGATTGAAGCTCGTCGTAAGTTTATGGAAAATGGTTACCAACAAATTAAGGCTGAGGAAGAGTTTAGCGTGACCTCGACGGTATAGCCAATGCGATCGCAAAATTCCTCGAAGACTGTGCTTGTAGATCATGAATGCTGACTCACCCATTTCCATCAACCGTGAAGCCGAGTGGATGGAGAACCTAATGCGATCGCCTAAACTGTAAACTATCATTGCGGAAATTTAAGCAATTCAAAATTGCGATCGCCCATCTGCCATGACCACATTTTGCCTTGTCTAGCCTGATATATGGATGTTTCTACAGCTTTGTTTGCGATCGAAATCCAGAAAATATTGATTAAGTAGCGATTGTATCTAGATGATTTGAGGTAAAAAGAGTTATATTGTATGGCTAGTACTGGCGGAATTGTTCCTTCTACTTAACAGCCATAGATTAACAAAATTTTGTTTGTCATGGTCTAGTACAAGACGGCGTAAGAGAAGCACCTATTAGTAAGTAATCAGAACTGTTGACAACCAATACTTCTGACTTCTGACTTCTGACTTCTGACTTCCGCAAAGCGGTACTAGTGCTGTAGAACGAGTGTCAACCTTAACCCACTCACCAACTGTACAATTAAACAACTGATTAGATAGATTCAAGATAACTGTGATTGAAAAGAGGCGTAATCGCGATCTACCCCAAATCAATGAGAGAATCAGATTTCCTAAAATTCGTGTCATTGACGTAGACGGCGCGCAAGTTGGGGTGGTAACACCCCAGGATGCCTTGCGTTTAGCGGAGGAAAGAGAGCTAGATCTAGTCTTAGTCAGCGATAAAGCCGATCCTCCGGTTTGTCGAATTATGGATTATGGCAAATATAAGTTTGAGCTAGAAAAGAAAGCCAGAGAAGCGAAAAAGAAACAGCATACGGCGGACGTGAAGGAAGTCAAAATGCGCTACAAAATTGAGGAACACGACTATCAAGTTCGTGTCAATCAAGCTGAGCGCTTTCTCAAATCTGGAGATAAAGTCAAAGCTACTATTACTTTCCGTGGACGAGAAATTCAGCACAGCGATCTAGCTGAAGAACTCCTCAAACGGATGGCTACCGATTTACAAGAACTGGCGGAAGTTCAGCAAGCGCCTAAAAAAGAGGGACGTAACATGATGATGTTACTTTCTCCGAAGAAATAATAAGTTGTTCCGAATTCCATAGGCGTAGCCGCCCTTTAGGGCTACTCCTCACTTATGTTGCTGATTTTTTCGGTAAAATATCCCAAAATGCCATAGACCTCTTGCCAAAGTATTTTTCCCGCTCGCTCAGACTAAAGTCTGGCGCTATACAACCAAAACCTGCCTACGCAGGTTAAATATTAGCCCGCGCTGGCGAGCTTCGTTTGTATAGCCAAGAACGCGATTTCGGAGGTTTGATCCGAAATTTTAGCGTCATCCAAGGAGTTTATCCAAGAAATCTCATATATACAGCGTAGGATGGGCATTGCCCATCCTACATTTTTTTAGCTTGAGATGGCTGTGTCAGGAGTTAGACTATAGCAGCCATTTTGACATCGCTATTGTCGAGTAAGTCTTGTAACTCTTCAGAATCTACAGTTTCTTTTTCAATTAGCATTCCAGCTAAACGATCTAAAACGTGACGATTGCTGACTAATACATCTTTAGCTCTTTTGTAAGCATCATCGACTAAGTGACGAACTTCTTGATCGATAGTGGCGGCTGTTTGTTCAGAAAAGTCTCTTTCAGCCGTGATATCGCGACCTAAGAACATATTACCTTGCTGACGACCTAAAGCTACTTGTCCTAGGCGATCGCTCATCCCAAATCTAGTTACCATTTGTCTGGCAACTCTAGCTACTTGCTGGAGGTCATTAGAAGCACCAGTGGTTACTTCTTCTTCACCAAAGACGATTTCTTCAGCAATTCGACCGCCTAAAGCCACAGCCATTTGATTTTGCAGGTAAGAACGGCTATAAAGACCAGAATCTAAACGATCCTCGCTAGGAGTAAACCAGGTCAAACCACCAGCGCGACCGCGAGGAATAATGCTAATCTTCTGTACGGGGTCGTAATCTGGCATTAAAGCCCCAATTAGAGCGTGTCCAGCCTCATGGTAAGCCACTAAAGTTTTGCGCTTTTCGCTCATCACGCGGTCTTTTTTCTCAGGACCAGCTAAAACGCGATCTATAGCGTCATTCACTTCGTCCATCGAAATTTCGGTTAAATTGCGACGAGCAGCCAAAATAGCAGCTTCATTCAGCAAATTAGATAGATCTGCGCCAGTAAATCCAGGAGTCCGACGAGAGATTTTTTCTAAATCCACATCTTTACTCAAGGTTTTACCACGAGCATGAACTTTCAGAATCTCTAACCGACCGCCATAATCTGGTCTATCAACCACAACTTGGCGATCGAAACGTCCTGGACGTAGTAAAGCTGCATCTAACACATCAGGGCGGTTGGTCGCAGCAACGACGATAATACCTGTATTACCTTCAAACCCGTCCATCTCGGTGAGTAATTGGTTGAGGGTTTGTTCCCGTTCATCGTTACCACCACCTAAACCAGCACCCCGTTGACGACCTACTGCGTCAATTTCATCGATAAAGACGATACAAGGAGCATGAGTTTTGGCTTGCTCAAATAAATCGCGAACGCGAGAAGCACCTACACCCACAAACATTTCGACAAACTCTGAACCAGAGATAGAGAAGAAAGGAACCCCTGCTTCTCCAGCTACAGCACGAGCTAGAAGAGTTTTACCAGTTCCTGGAGGTCCTACCAGTAAGACACCTTTGGGAATTTTGGCTCCAATAGCCGTAAATCTGTCAGCATTTTTGAGAAAGTCTACGACTTCGGCTAACTCCAACTTGGCTTGGTCAATTCCGGCGACATCCCCGAAAGTAACCTGAGTTTGTGGTTCCATCTGGACTCTAGCTTTAGACTTACCAAAGTTCATTGCTTGAGAGCCAGGACTATTTTGCGCCCTTCGGAGTAAGAAAAATAAACCTACTAGCAGCAAAATTGGGAATACAAAACTACCTGCCGCTCTAACCCAGAAACCATCATCAGCTTGACGATTAACGGCAATATCTACATTATTTTTCGTTAAAGTGTTGACTAATTCTGGATCGTTTGCTAGATTAACTCG from Merismopedia glauca CCAP 1448/3 carries:
- the ftsH3 gene encoding ATP-dependent zinc metalloprotease FtsH3, translated to MNKRWRNVGLYALLAIVVIALATTFLEKPLPSQRTLKYSEFVQEVQKGNISRVVLSNDRTFAEVTSEQGKYRVNLANDPELVNTLTKNNVDIAVNRQADDGFWVRAAGSFVFPILLLVGLFFLLRRAQNSPGSQAMNFGKSKARVQMEPQTQVTFGDVAGIDQAKLELAEVVDFLKNADRFTAIGAKIPKGVLLVGPPGTGKTLLARAVAGEAGVPFFSISGSEFVEMFVGVGASRVRDLFEQAKTHAPCIVFIDEIDAVGRQRGAGLGGGNDEREQTLNQLLTEMDGFEGNTGIIVVAATNRPDVLDAALLRPGRFDRQVVVDRPDYGGRLEILKVHARGKTLSKDVDLEKISRRTPGFTGADLSNLLNEAAILAARRNLTEISMDEVNDAIDRVLAGPEKKDRVMSEKRKTLVAYHEAGHALIGALMPDYDPVQKISIIPRGRAGGLTWFTPSEDRLDSGLYSRSYLQNQMAVALGGRIAEEIVFGEEEVTTGASNDLQQVARVARQMVTRFGMSDRLGQVALGRQQGNMFLGRDITAERDFSEQTAATIDQEVRHLVDDAYKRAKDVLVSNRHVLDRLAGMLIEKETVDSEELQDLLDNSDVKMAAIV
- a CDS encoding helix-turn-helix transcriptional regulator, with amino-acid sequence MNQEEFHASFEQMTKTQRMVLKSFLANQIDEAIAKNLNLDASTVRRHISNLCRIFGLKNESGEHFSYRQELIELFAKFRPDLVSSELLKGVKLEFPDGQVSVFKMFLSDT
- a CDS encoding AAA-like domain-containing protein gives rise to the protein MVKYLFLRCFCQILSRELQLEDLVNEYWDLELLSSNYSCRAYLEEYLLPQINCPLVLGLDEVDRLFNYPEIAQDFFGLLRLWHEKSKSPGLWRQLRLVVVHSTEVYIQLDANKSPFNVGFPVSLPEFTAAQVQDLASRHQLPWDRTQISQLMSMIGGHPYLVRLAMYWIKHQSLILEQFLEIAPTDEGIYSHHLKRILINLQADLQLFEAFKKVVNSSPESLQLERIQSYKLHAMGLVKFIGDRVVPLCDLYRIYFINL
- the cphA gene encoding cyanophycin synthetase, whose amino-acid sequence is MKILKVLTLRGPNYWSIRLHKLVVMRLDLEELADKPSNLIPGFYEGLCQVLPSLEEHFCSPGYRGGFLSRVQEGTMMGHIIEHVALELQTLAGMSVGFGRTRETSENGVYQVVFEYLDEHAGRYAGRAAVRLCRNIVDTGTYPQAELEQDLEDLKQLWNNAALGPSTDTIVKEAEARKIPWLPLSARATIQLGYGIHQQRIQATLTQNSNILAVELACDKEGTKQILKDAGVPVPQGTVIHYLDELEEAIDYVGGYPIVLKPLDGNHGRGITININDWQQAQAAYDDASTASKSHSVIVERFYEGRDHRVLVVNGKVIAVAERVPAHVVGDGYSTINQLIEKTNSDPNRGEGHDNVLTKIEVDRTSWHLLDAQGYTLETILPKGQICYLRATANLSTGGIAVDRTDDIHPENVWLFSRVAKTIGLDIAGIDVVTPDISQPLRDVGGVIVEVNAAPGFRMHVSPSQGLARNVAAPVLDMLFPPNQPARVPIVAITGTNGKTTTTRLIAHIYKQTGLTVGYTTTDGIYIDEHLVEKGDTTGPQSAQTILKDPTVEIAVLETARGGILRSGLAFDSCDVGVILNVAADHLGIGDIDTVEQLAHLKSVVAESVGETGYAILNADDPLVANMAQRVRSHVAYFSMNPANPIVQAHVKEGGFAAVYESGYLSIIKGDWTLRIERAINLPITMGGKAMFAIANALAASLAVYSQGMTIEQIRQALVSFEPSASQTPGRMNLFNLFKYHVLIDYAHNPHSYQALGGFVGNWDSGIKIGVVGGPGDRRDEDFVTLGKLSAQIFDRIIVKEDDDTRGRGRAEAAELICQGIRQENANCRYEMILNEAQAIDTALSEAPQGSLVVILPESVSRAINLIEARRKFMENGYQQIKAEEEFSVTSTV
- the infC gene encoding translation initiation factor IF-3 codes for the protein MIEKRRNRDLPQINERIRFPKIRVIDVDGAQVGVVTPQDALRLAEERELDLVLVSDKADPPVCRIMDYGKYKFELEKKAREAKKKQHTADVKEVKMRYKIEEHDYQVRVNQAERFLKSGDKVKATITFRGREIQHSDLAEELLKRMATDLQELAEVQQAPKKEGRNMMMLLSPKK